The region CGCCCAGCACGGCTACCGCAGCATCTGCGTCGGCGGAGTCACGTACTTCTCCCGCGAGACGCCACTCGGCTCGGTCCTGCCCGACCTGTTCGACGAGGACCACTGGCGCCCCGAGTTCTGCTCACCCGACCCCGACTCCAGCCGCCACCAGGTCGACCACGCCCTGGAGACCGCCGAACACCACGACGGCCGCCCCCTCTACCTGTTCGTCAACGTCTCGGCCACCCACGTCCCCCACGGCCACTACCTCGGCGACAGCCGCGACACCGCCGCCTCCCAGCAGGCCGCCCTCGCCTACGTCGACACCCACCTCGCCCGCCTGATCACCACCCTCACCGTGAAGAAGCGCTGGCTGATCATCCTGTGCGCCGACCACGGCGACGCCTACGGCGAAGACGGCTACCACGGTCGCGGCATCGCCCACCCGGTCGTCATGAACGTGCCGTACGCCGCGATGGTGCGCTGATGACCACTAACCTCGGCCGGTATGAGCGATGCCCAAGCCGTCCGCGACGCGGCCGTCGTCGTAGCACGGGACGACGACGGCCTCGTAGCTCTCCTCAGCGCCCACTTCCCAGCCCACCGGGGCGACTACCTCTTCCTTCCCGGCGGCCGGAGGGAAGCCGGCGAGACGCCCGAGGAATGCGCGCGGCGCGAGTTGCGCGAGGAGTCCGGCATCACCGCCAAGGCGTGGTGCCCGCTCGGCTCGTACGCTCTCACCGTCTCCTCTCCCGCCCGCGTCCACCTCTACGAAGCCCGCGACCTCACCTGCGGACCGCAAGAACTCACGCCCACCGAGCAGGACTTCAAGCTCACCTGGTGGCCCATGGCCGACGCCCTACACGCGGCAACACACGGTCGGTTCCTGCTCCCCGCCGGCCCTCTGGCCCTCTTCCTGGCGGACCGGGCCACGTGCTGTACTCCGCGACATCAGCCACTGGGCGACCGGGCAGGACCCAAGGGACGTGGAGGCGTTGGCAGCGACCTTGCGAGCGAACGCGGACGCGCTGGAGCGGCAGACCGGACAGGAGTCGCTGACTGCCTCGCGTGACCGTGCCGAAGTCGCAGCCGGCCACGCCGACGAGCTGCCCACTTCAGCCGAATCGGGGAAGCCCGGCCGAAGACGCCAACGGCCACGAAGCCTCCACCACGAGCCGCAGGCAGTGACATGGGCCCGGGAGAAGGCGGGCCTGACGAAGCGGGCGCTGGCCCGGACGGTAGGTATCTCCGAGCAGCTCCTGGGGGAGATCGAGTCCGGGTGGCGCAGCGCCACACCGCTCAACCTGGCCAGGATCGCCGACGCGCTGAACTGCCCGGTCGTGCTGTTGGAACGCAAACGGTGGGAAGCAGCGCCCATCAACGGTGACGGGAATGCGACGGCGGAGGGTGCGCCTGAGATGGATCCGCGGTCGCCACGGGCTGACTCCGACGCGCAGGGGCGTCGCTTCGGGCCATCGCCGCGCGGGCCAGAAGGCTCGGCGCTGGGTGTTGGGTGAGGCGCTGGAGGCGCCAGGTGAGGACTTGGGCCGGGGAGCGGGCGTCGTCGAGGGCGCGTTGGTCTGCTGCTTGGCGGAGTAGTTGGGTGGGGTCGTGACCTGTGGTTTCTGCGTCGGTGAGGGTGGTGGCGAGGGCTGGCCAGGTGGGGTCGTTGAGGATCTGGTCGGCGTGGGTGGGGATGGTCTGGCGTATGGGCGCCGGCGATCTCCATGGCCTTCGCCTTGGCCTTGATGGCGTGGTGCTCGGCTTGGCTGTAGCGGACGTCGACGCGGAACGTGCGCTGCGTGCCGTCGCGGCGGCGACGGCGCGCGGTACGGCGAACGGCGGCTTCGGCAGCGGCACGCATCAGGCTCGGCGGATCGGCGGGCTCGGCGACCACTTCGGCCTCCGGTGCCCCCTGGCGCCGGAGCCCCTCCGCCACCCCTGGGGCGGAGGCATCTGCGTGGGACCGGCCATTGGACGGTCCAGCGCCATACCTTGCTCCCCCGCGAGGCTGGGGGTAGGCGTCTCCGTTGCAGGCCGGCGTACTGGGCGGGTTGCTCTCCTCGTCTGCGTGATCGTCGGCGTCGTGATGGCGGGGCATGGGATTCTCCGGCGTCTATCGAGTGCTTCGTGGCAGAGGGGACTGGCCGCTGGGCGAGTCGGCTGGCGGGCATACGGCCCGGGTCCGGGATGGCGCCGTCTTGGGCGGGTGCGTGGCGGACCGTGTGGGGTGGCCGGGCGGGGCCACCCCACACGGCCGCCTCACTCGGTACTGGGGTGGGATCGGGCTTCGTCGCCCGGTTGAAGGGACTTGAGCGCTTCGGCTATGCGCTCGTTGCCTGCGCTGATTCCCCGGGCTTCGATGGCCTCGTGGGCCATGGCGCGGGTGACCTGGCCGGAATCCGGGTGGGCACGGCGGATGATGTCGGCGAGCTGCTTGATCGATGCCTCGGCCCTGCGTCCGCCGCGCCCCGCCTGCGAACGCTCGCCGGAAGTGCCCCTCAACTTCTGGCCAGCGCTTTCAGCGTCTGCCGGAACCGGTGCGTTTCCCTGGCCGGTGATGCCCGCAGACTCCGAAGCTGTTGGGGGTTCGGTTCCGGCTACTGCGTCAGCCCCGGCTGCGGGCTCGTCCCTCCAAGGCAGTGTTCGCCGTGCGGCCGGAATCACGGCCAGGGCCGCCGGAATCATGGTGGGAGTTCCGGCGGCCGTCGTGTGGCTGTGGCGGCCGATGAGGATGTGCATGTGGGTGGCTCCGGCCAGGGCCAGAGGAGCTATCGCCGACAGGACGGCGACCGTGTGGTCACCGAGCAGGAGAGTACGGACGCCGGGCTGGTTGAGGCGTACGGCGTGCAGGGCGTTGGCCCACAGGCTGGCGGCGGTGGCGGTGCCGAAGAGGGTCCAGGCGTAGGCACGTGCGGGCCAGGGCGCGTCGCGCAGGACGAGGAGGGCGCGGACGCCGTAGGCGATGAATCCGTCGATGACCAGCGGGAAGAGGTAAGCCAGGTGCGGGCGGATGTGGACGGCGACGGCCATCTGCCGCAAGGAGTCGTACGACAGGGCCCCGCCGGCCAGGCCGAGCAGGATCAGCGCGAGCGCATCCCACCAGGACCCGCGACGGCCCGGCGCGGGCTCGTGCTGAGGCGGGGTCTGTGGGGCGGGGCGCGGAGGTTCGGTGGCAGGCATGAAAACTCCAAGGGGGGGCCGACGAGTGGGGTGCTCCGGGCATGCCGGAGAAGCGCGCGGCGGGAAGGGCACACGGGGGTGCGTCAGCGCGGATGGGAGGGGGCAGCGGCTACAGGTACCGGCGCGGGACCGTGGCCCTCAGGCGGGCGAACGGCGCAGCGGGGTGGGGGTCAGGCTCTGACGGGGAGGGGCCGACCGGCGTCGGCCCGGAGGGCGGCGCGGACCCTGGCCCTGCCACGGGCGGCGACGCTCGCACGTGCGGCGGTCTCGTCGGGCTTGTCGGCCAGGCCCGCGCAGGCGCGGCAGATCCCCTGGTGCGGGACCGGGCGGGCGCACGTGGCGCACTCCCCCGACCAGCGCGGCTTGGCCGGGACGACCGGCTCAGGGGCTGGGGGGAGTTTGCGGGTCAAGCGGTCGCGGAGGATCGCCGCGGCGCTGTGGACCTGGGCGGGCAGCCCGCCGAGGAGGGCTTCGGACAGGTCACGGGGACCGTAGCCCCGCTCCAGCCACTCGCTCACCAGGGGTGCCAGGGCCAGGGCCTCGACCGTGCCGAGCCGCAGACGAGGCTCGGGCCGGAGCACCCGGAACAGCGTGGCGACTGCCTCACCGGTGGGGCTGTCCGACGCAGGATCGGTTTCCGGAGGCTTCGCCCGCCCGACCTCCCCGATGCCGGTGCGGTCACCGCCCGCCAAGGCGGTGTTCGACCGCTGGACGGGGAGGGTGGGTTCTTTCCCACGGTCCTTTACGGGGTTGGTGACCTGGTCTTCGGCTGCCGCCGTACCGGATCCCGGACGGGTGAGACCCGGAGCGGTGTGCGGGGTGTCGTAGACGTGGGCCTCGCTGACGAAGGTCCCGTCGCCGCGCCGGACCCGGTCGACGCGGTAATAGCCGAGGGCGGCCAGTTCCCGCAGCGCCTTCGCAACCGCGAGGCGGCCCTGCGGGCTGGTGTCAGCCATCCGCCTGCCGTCCTCCGACCAGCCGTCGGGACGGGAGAGGAGGTCGGCCAGCAGGCCGCGGGCGGTGTAGGACAGCCGCCGGTCCTGCAGCAGCATGTTGGGCAGGACCGTGAAGCCGCGCGCATGGCGGCTACGATGAATGTGCATGAGGAGCGCAATCTCCTTGTGCCGGACCCCGGAGCGTTGGTAGCGCTGCCGGGGTCACCTTATTGAGTTCTTCGATGACAGAACGTACCACGCAAAGCAGGCCCAATCGACCTGTTCGCGAGAGCAATTGATCACGCATCAGACGATGGCGATCAGCCGGGTCCAGCTCCTGCCAACACCGGACACAGGCGCCGGAAAGGGCCAGTGGAAGGGCGTGATCAGCGGCGCGATCACGGCGGGCATCGATGGGAAGTCCAGAGAGCGTCGGCCGCTCTGCGCAAGGAGAGCGCGAGGACGCGGCACGCGGCGGTCGGACGTAGCCTGGTTCACAGTGCTTCCTCACTCGGGCGCCGCATCGGCTGGCAGGCCAGCGGCGCCGGGCAGATCGTTTGGGCGGTCGTCCGGGAGCCCTCTCGGCTGGGCCGGGCAGCCGTCGGCCGGAGGTCTGGCGAACTCCGTGCGGCGGATGACAACAAGGATCCGCAGAAAACGCGTCTTGCCTGACGGTACTTTCCGGGCTATACAGCGGACCGGCACACCGCGTTCCGGGTCGGTCCTCTCCATGACTCCACCGTCTCTCCCATCGATCTCACGCTCCCTGGCTTGCCAACGGACAGCGCCGTTCAGCACGCGAAACCCAGGTCCGGCTCGCGCATCGGAGCCGACAGTGCCATGCGACCGTGGACTGGGTGAGGCCGCGAAACCGTGATAGAAACCGACGGCCCAGCCCTGACGGGCTTCGTTCACGTTCGGTGGCGCAGGTCAGCTTCAGCGAACCGGCCGCAAGCGATCCACCGTCACGCTCGAATAATTCCGAAGCGTCGGAGGGCAAGTGGTTCGTATGATCGCGAGCGGGATGGGGCTCGTAGCGCAGTGGTTGTCGCGCCTTCACCTCATGTGGGAGGACACCGGTTCGAATCCGGTCGGCCCCATCCCCTTCCTGCGTGGGGTCGGCCTCTTTCCGATTACCGCACCGGGATCCAGGCAGCGGCTCGTTCCCGGCTACTTCAGGAGTCGGAAGCCAGGCTGCTGTACCCAAGCCCTGAGGAAATCGGCTGAGCCGTACGCAGCGAGCCAGGGATCGGTCACCGTCGCGACGATGCCCGGAAGGCCGGCCACGATGGGTACCTGCTCCTCCCGTAGTTCGACGTTGGCGATGCCACCGAACAAGTCCATGACTGCGGCGGTCAGCAGAGCCGCCACGACGTGGTCGACGGGGCTGTTGCAGAACGCGACGATATCGACGGCGTGGGTCGGGGCGAAGCCGATAAGGGGTTCCTGGTCGACCTCGTCGGAATGCTCGGCCTCGAAGACAGCCTCGTCGCCGATGCCGGGCCCCATGAGGGAGACCAGGATGGGGCGACGTCCGTCTTCGCCCCATGTGTCCGTGACACCGAGGCTCTCCGCGCGGATGTGCACGTTGTACTCGCCGAGCCGCGTCTCCTCAAACCCCGTCGAGGAGCGAACCAGGAACTCGCGGACCCTCAGGATTGCCGCGCGCGAGGGGGCCTCAGCCAATTCGATCACCAACACGGGTCCGCTCATGGCTCGGAGAGTAGCCAGGGAGGATCACCATCCCCAATGGATTACTCAGCGTGCACGCTTCTCAAAACCCGAGCCAGAGCGCGAGTCGATCGTGGCTCACCTTCCGTGATCCGTGGCTGTGCTTCGCCGGTCAGATCCCGAAGAGCGCCTCTTCTTGCGGCGGGACCGGAGGGTCGAGGACATCACGGAGGCGGGTGATGTCCTGGCGCCATTTCCGCCCATCCACAACGTCGTCCCACAGCTCGGCGACTTCCGACGACTCAGCCACCACCCGGTCCAGGGCTTCGACAGCGAGCGTCCGGAGGTCTGCCGGGAACTCCGGCAGGGGCTCAGACGGACCGTAGTTCGAACACGCGGACTGGCCGTCAGGGTGCTGCGCGACGACCAAGGCTGCTGCGGCAACGGCTCGCTCGGCGTCAGGGGTCTCCAGGAAATCCGTGACATCGGCAGCGCGCTTGAGGACGCTGCAGATCATGGGCTCCCGCTCTTCCAGCGCTGCCTCGTCCAGGTCGCCGGCGAAGTCGGCGGCGGTGTCGTTGTCGAAGGGGCCTATGTCCCAGGTGCCCACGTCATCTCCTCGCGTAGCGTTCCGGGAATCCTCGCGGTGGCCACCGACAACTGAGCCCGGACGGTGCCGGCGCCTTACGGCGGCCACCAAAGCTGGGCGGTCGCTAGGCTCCCGCCATGTCTGACGCTCTCGGCTTCACGTGCTCGCACTGCGGCGACCACCACACACAGCTCCCCGTGGGCTACTCGACCGCGGCTCCCGACATCTGGGAGCCCCGCTTCGAGACTGACCCGGACAGCATGCTGTCGCCCGACCAGTGCGTGATCAGAGGCCGGCACTTCTTCATCAGGGGCCTGATCAAGATACCCGTCATCGGCGGCGAGGACATCTTCTCATCGGGCGTGTGGGTCTCCCTGAGCAAGGACAACTTCGCCCGCGCCCGCGAGGTGTGGAACGCGGAAGGCTGCGAGGCCGAGAAACCCTATTTCGGGTGGTTCAGCACCGAACTCGCGCTCTGCTCCGAGAGCACGACCGACCTGAAGACCAACGCCCACACCCGACCGGTCGGCACGCGCCCCTTCATCGAACTAGAGCCCACTGACCAACCACTCGCCGTCGAACAGCGCAAGGGGATCACGCATGACCGCGTGCGCGAGATCGCCACGGCTGTACTGCGTCCGGCGTGATCACCCACCGGGCTCTCGGAGCCCGTCGGATGCCGTGGAGCAACGGCCAGCCAGCGCCTCGGGACGGCTCCGAAGAGGACCACCCACGCCCTCGCCTCAGGGCCTGAGCCCGTCCTGCTGCACGTCGAAGCAGACCAGGCCCATGGACTCCGCCAAGGCCGCCGCGTAGGCCGACGCTTCTTCGGCCATGCTCCAGCGCATCGTGAAGTAGATGAGCGGGCCGCTGGCTTCACCGATCAACGGACCGGCTGACCAGGGAGAATTGTCTGACTCGTCCTCGGTGATGTCACACCACCGCTCAAGGAGCGCGGCCACGTAAGCGGCGATCCGCTCGGTCGGAGGGTGTTCGGGTTCCTCGTCGATGTAGCGGTCGTAGAGACCAGTGAAGACGCGACCAGCAGTCTTGTCATCTGCTGGTCGCTCACCCTCCCAAACAGCCAGGTCGTAAGTCATGCCCAGAGCCTCGCACGCCGCTCCGACAGAGAGGGCCGGCGTGGTAGCAGTATGCGAAGCGAGAACTGCTCCGATGCGGCACGGCTATCCGCCTCAACCTCCTGTGTGCTGGTCTAAAAGATCTGTCGAGGCGCCACGGGCGCGTTGTCGTGAAAGAGGTGCTGAGCGCCGTCGATCGGACAGCGAAGACCGACCGAGATGCGCTGGACTTGGTGGCCCCCTCGGAGACCGTACGCAAGCGCCACCTGGAAGACGTCGTGTCCTTCGGGGCATACGGGATCGGGCCGAGCGACCGATGGCGCGAGCACGAAGGACAGCTCACAGGAATACAGTTGTCCGCCTTCTAGCCCGACGGGTATGCAGCAGCCCTCGCAGAAGCACTCGTTTCCGGCCACTTCGAAGGTGTCGGCCTCGCAAAGCGGGCAGACGACGAACCTCGTGATGATCTGCTCGCCCGACTCACATCGGACAGCTTCGCTCACCATCGAAAGCAAGGTGCCGATTTCCGTCACTTCATCCCTCACCGACGCCGAATTCCCACCTTCCTTCGCTGCCCCCGATGTCATCCTCGCACCAGTCGTAGCAACAGCTGTGCCTGTGTACCGTTCCACAACCTGGCCGACTGCTGGTGCGCCTGGGCCCAACGGCTCGCTACAGCGGGTTCTGGTCGATGCGGATCCGGTCCCAGTCCATGTAGCGGCCGAGCTTCTTCGGTTCGTCGATGACGATGCCGGAGAACAGGAACCTCAGCACGGCGTTGCGGCGCTCGTCCGTCATGCCGTCGGCAGACCAGGCAGCCCGCGCGCCGGCGCCCGTCAGGCCGTCGAGGAGCACCATCGGCCGGATGACGACTCGGCGCTGAGCCTTGGCGATACGGTCGGTGATCTCCTTGCGCATCTTCCGTACTCCGCCGTGGACAGCTCCTTCGCCGTCCACATGTCGTTCAGCTCGGCGAGCTGCCGCTGGTCGTCCTCCACCTCCTCGGCCACGCCCTCGGAGAGGTTGCCGCTGGCGAGCCGACCGTCCACCCGGAGCTCGCTGAGCAGCTTGACGGCGGCGTCG is a window of Streptomyces sp. NBC_01477 DNA encoding:
- a CDS encoding DUF2199 domain-containing protein, producing MSDALGFTCSHCGDHHTQLPVGYSTAAPDIWEPRFETDPDSMLSPDQCVIRGRHFFIRGLIKIPVIGGEDIFSSGVWVSLSKDNFARAREVWNAEGCEAEKPYFGWFSTELALCSESTTDLKTNAHTRPVGTRPFIELEPTDQPLAVEQRKGITHDRVREIATAVLRPA
- a CDS encoding STM4013/SEN3800 family hydrolase, whose protein sequence is MIDAAEIIRTQTSILFVTLDSLRYDTARAAYDNGLTPHLASLLPEGGWERRQTPGTFTLPAHIALFSGFLPKLPQPEQPPRLWECRPPAFKTVPPQTFVFDAPNLLAGLAQHGYRSICVGGVTYFSRETPLGSVLPDLFDEDHWRPEFCSPDPDSSRHQVDHALETAEHHDGRPLYLFVNVSATHVPHGHYLGDSRDTAASQQAALAYVDTHLARLITTLTVKKRWLIILCADHGDAYGEDGYHGRGIAHPVVMNVPYAAMVR
- a CDS encoding DUF6368 family protein — translated: MSGPVLVIELAEAPSRAAILRVREFLVRSSTGFEETRLGEYNVHIRAESLGVTDTWGEDGRRPILVSLMGPGIGDEAVFEAEHSDEVDQEPLIGFAPTHAVDIVAFCNSPVDHVVAALLTAAVMDLFGGIANVELREEQVPIVAGLPGIVATVTDPWLAAYGSADFLRAWVQQPGFRLLK
- a CDS encoding DUF2637 domain-containing protein gives rise to the protein MPATEPPRPAPQTPPQHEPAPGRRGSWWDALALILLGLAGGALSYDSLRQMAVAVHIRPHLAYLFPLVIDGFIAYGVRALLVLRDAPWPARAYAWTLFGTATAASLWANALHAVRLNQPGVRTLLLGDHTVAVLSAIAPLALAGATHMHILIGRHSHTTAAGTPTMIPAALAVIPAARRTLPWRDEPAAGADAVAGTEPPTASESAGITGQGNAPVPADAESAGQKLRGTSGERSQAGRGGRRAEASIKQLADIIRRAHPDSGQVTRAMAHEAIEARGISAGNERIAEALKSLQPGDEARSHPSTE
- a CDS encoding helix-turn-helix domain-containing protein; the encoded protein is MTWAREKAGLTKRALARTVGISEQLLGEIESGWRSATPLNLARIADALNCPVVLLERKRWEAAPINGDGNATAEGAPEMDPRSPRADSDAQGRRFGPSPRGPEGSALGVG
- a CDS encoding DUF4259 domain-containing protein; translated protein: MGTWDIGPFDNDTAADFAGDLDEAALEEREPMICSVLKRAADVTDFLETPDAERAVAAAALVVAQHPDGQSACSNYGPSEPLPEFPADLRTLAVEALDRVVAESSEVAELWDDVVDGRKWRQDITRLRDVLDPPVPPQEEALFGI
- a CDS encoding NUDIX hydrolase, which produces MSDAQAVRDAAVVVARDDDGLVALLSAHFPAHRGDYLFLPGGRREAGETPEECARRELREESGITAKAWCPLGSYALTVSSPARVHLYEARDLTCGPQELTPTEQDFKLTWWPMADALHAATHGRFLLPAGPLALFLADRATCCTPRHQPLGDRAGPKGRGGVGSDLASERGRAGAADRTGVADCLA